In one Flavobacteriales bacterium genomic region, the following are encoded:
- a CDS encoding Nif3-like dinuclear metal center hexameric protein: MKIKDLIAPLEAWAPRSLQEDYDNSGLQLGDPEAEVSAAMVCLDCTEAVVEEAAAKGCGLIISHHPVIFRGLKSLSGKGHVERTLLAAIRHGIALYAIHTNLDNVIDGVNGEIAARLGLKPLGTLAPKPGQLRKLVVFVPMEQADAVRNAVFQAGAGHVGNYDECSFTVGGMGTFRPGPGTDPFSGEQGIRSSVAEFRLEFIYHTPREQAVLAAMRAAHPYEEVAYDILPLANTDQGIGTGLLGEWEAPLPEADFLAKLKQVFDLQAIRHTQTLGRPIRRVALCGGSGAFLIRAAIASRADAYITGDVKYHEFFDADERLLLADIGHYGSEQFTMHLIQRRLGEHFPTFAVRLTETVTDPIHHYY, translated from the coding sequence ATGAAGATCAAGGACCTCATCGCCCCGCTCGAAGCCTGGGCGCCCCGCTCCCTGCAAGAGGACTACGACAACAGCGGCCTGCAGTTGGGCGACCCGGAGGCGGAAGTGAGCGCGGCCATGGTCTGCCTCGACTGCACCGAAGCCGTGGTGGAGGAAGCGGCCGCCAAGGGCTGCGGCCTCATCATCAGCCACCACCCGGTCATCTTCAGGGGCCTCAAGAGCCTTTCCGGCAAGGGCCACGTGGAGCGCACCCTGCTTGCGGCCATCCGGCATGGCATTGCGCTCTACGCCATCCACACCAACCTCGACAACGTGATTGACGGCGTGAACGGCGAGATCGCCGCGCGCCTCGGGCTGAAACCGCTGGGCACCCTGGCGCCAAAGCCGGGCCAGTTGCGCAAGCTGGTGGTCTTCGTCCCCATGGAACAGGCCGATGCCGTGCGGAATGCCGTGTTCCAGGCCGGCGCCGGCCACGTGGGCAACTACGACGAGTGCAGCTTCACCGTGGGCGGCATGGGCACCTTCAGGCCCGGGCCAGGCACCGACCCCTTCTCCGGCGAGCAGGGCATACGGAGCAGCGTGGCTGAATTCCGGCTCGAATTCATTTACCACACCCCGCGCGAGCAGGCCGTCCTGGCCGCTATGCGTGCAGCCCACCCCTACGAGGAAGTGGCCTACGACATCCTCCCGCTGGCCAACACCGACCAAGGCATCGGCACCGGCCTTCTCGGCGAGTGGGAGGCCCCCCTACCCGAGGCGGATTTCCTGGCTAAGCTGAAGCAGGTCTTTGACCTTCAGGCGATTAGGCACACGCAGACCTTGGGAAGGCCCATTCGCCGGGTGGCGCTCTGCGGCGGCTCCGGCGCCTTCCTCATCCGCGCCGCCATCGCTTCCAGGGCAGACGCCTACATCACCGGCGACGTGAAATACCACGAGTTCTTCGACGCGGATGAGCGCCTGCTGCTGGCCGATATCGGGCACTACGGCAGCGAGCAATTCACCATGCACCTGATCCAACGCCGGTTAGGGGAACATTTCCCTACATTTGCCGTCCGTTTGACGGAAACCGTCACGGACCCCATACATCATTATTACTGA
- a CDS encoding C4-type zinc ribbon domain-containing protein yields MAKSDVKAPAKETKAAPVLGKAEITIAEKLVELYRLQTIDSQVDRIKVQRGELPLEVQDLEDEVAGLETRLKKLQDELAEIEGQVSDKQNQIKDSKAQIKKYEAQQAKVRNNREYDSLTKEIEFQNLEIQLAEKRIKEFKAQIEAKKAVVDESQAKHDDRKKDLELKRKELDDIVAETEKEEKDLQKKSDAASKQIEERLLSAYHRIRSNARNGLAVVPVERGSCGGCFSAIPPQRQLDIGSHKKIIVCEHCGRILVDEYVVDRVKNG; encoded by the coding sequence ATGGCGAAGAGCGACGTGAAGGCTCCGGCGAAGGAAACCAAGGCCGCCCCCGTACTCGGAAAGGCGGAGATCACCATCGCCGAGAAGCTGGTCGAGCTGTACCGCCTGCAGACCATCGATTCACAGGTGGACCGCATCAAGGTGCAACGCGGCGAGCTGCCCTTGGAGGTGCAGGACCTGGAGGACGAGGTGGCCGGCCTGGAGACGCGCCTGAAGAAGCTGCAGGACGAATTGGCTGAGATCGAGGGCCAGGTGAGCGACAAGCAGAACCAGATCAAGGACAGCAAGGCCCAGATCAAGAAGTACGAAGCGCAGCAGGCCAAGGTGCGCAACAACCGCGAGTACGATTCACTCACGAAGGAGATCGAGTTCCAGAACCTCGAGATCCAGCTGGCCGAGAAGCGCATCAAGGAATTCAAAGCGCAGATCGAGGCCAAGAAGGCCGTGGTGGACGAGAGCCAGGCCAAGCATGACGACCGCAAGAAGGATCTGGAGCTGAAGCGCAAGGAGCTCGACGACATCGTCGCCGAGACCGAGAAGGAGGAGAAGGACCTGCAGAAGAAAAGCGATGCGGCCAGCAAGCAGATCGAGGAGCGGCTGCTCAGCGCCTACCACCGCATCCGCAGCAATGCGCGCAACGGGCTGGCCGTCGTGCCCGTGGAGCGCGGCAGCTGCGGCGGCTGCTTCAGCGCCATCCCGCCCCAGCGCCAGCTGGACATCGGCAGCCACAAGAAGATCATCGTGTGCGAGCACTGCGGACGCATCCTCGTGGATGAGTACGTGGTGGACCGGGTGAAGAACGGCTAG
- the proS gene encoding proline--tRNA ligase produces the protein MADQLTKRSEDYAQWYNDLVLKADLAEHSDVRGCMVIKPHGYAIWEKMQRALDDMFKETGHVNAYFPLFIPKSYLAKEASHVEGFAKECAVVTHYRLKSDPEHGVVVDPEAKLEEELIVRPTSETIIWNTYRGWIKSYRDLPLLINQWANVVRWEMRTRLFLRTAEFLWQEGHTAHATKAEALEETERMLEVYRQFAEEWLAIPVIKGIKTASERFAGAEETYCIEALMQDGKALQAGTSHFLGQNFAKAFDVLFTNRDNRQEHVWATSWGVSTRLMGALIMTHSDDNGLVLPPKLAPVQVVVVPIARNEEQLKAILAFAEPAVKAMRARGISVKLDADDTKKPGWKFAEYEFKGYPVRIAIGPRDMENGTVEVARRDTLEKQVMQVTDLAEKIGHLLGHIQDNLFQKALAMREAGTRAVDSYEEFKREIEKGGFILAHWDGTAETEARVKEETKATIRCIPLDGDRTPGACMVTGKPSERRVIFARAY, from the coding sequence ATGGCCGACCAGTTGACGAAGCGCTCAGAGGATTACGCGCAATGGTACAACGACCTTGTGCTGAAGGCCGATCTGGCGGAGCATAGCGACGTGCGCGGGTGCATGGTGATCAAGCCGCACGGCTACGCCATCTGGGAGAAGATGCAGCGCGCCCTGGACGACATGTTCAAGGAGACCGGCCATGTGAACGCCTACTTCCCCCTCTTCATCCCCAAGAGCTACCTGGCCAAGGAAGCCAGCCATGTGGAGGGCTTCGCCAAGGAATGCGCGGTGGTGACGCACTACCGGCTGAAGAGCGACCCCGAGCACGGCGTGGTGGTGGATCCGGAGGCCAAGCTCGAAGAGGAGCTCATCGTGCGGCCCACCAGTGAGACGATCATCTGGAACACCTACCGCGGCTGGATCAAGAGCTACCGCGACCTGCCGTTGCTCATCAACCAGTGGGCCAATGTGGTGCGCTGGGAGATGCGCACGCGCCTGTTCCTGCGCACCGCCGAGTTCCTCTGGCAGGAGGGCCACACGGCGCACGCCACCAAGGCGGAGGCGCTCGAGGAGACCGAACGGATGCTGGAGGTCTACCGCCAGTTCGCCGAGGAATGGCTCGCCATCCCCGTGATCAAGGGCATCAAGACCGCGAGCGAGCGGTTCGCGGGCGCCGAGGAGACCTACTGCATCGAGGCGCTCATGCAGGACGGCAAGGCCCTGCAGGCCGGCACCTCGCACTTCCTTGGGCAGAACTTCGCCAAAGCCTTCGATGTGCTCTTCACCAACCGCGATAACCGGCAGGAGCACGTCTGGGCCACCAGCTGGGGCGTGAGCACCCGGCTCATGGGGGCCCTCATCATGACCCACAGCGATGACAACGGCTTGGTGCTTCCGCCCAAGCTCGCCCCCGTGCAGGTGGTGGTGGTGCCCATTGCCAGGAACGAGGAGCAGCTCAAGGCCATCCTCGCCTTCGCAGAGCCCGCGGTCAAGGCCATGCGCGCGAGGGGCATCTCCGTGAAGCTTGATGCCGACGATACGAAGAAGCCGGGCTGGAAGTTCGCCGAGTATGAATTCAAGGGCTATCCGGTCCGCATCGCCATCGGCCCGCGCGACATGGAGAACGGGACCGTGGAGGTCGCCCGCAGGGACACTTTGGAGAAGCAGGTGATGCAAGTGACCGACCTGGCCGAGAAGATCGGCCATCTGCTCGGGCATATCCAGGACAACCTGTTCCAGAAGGCCCTGGCCATGCGCGAGGCCGGAACCCGGGCCGTGGACAGCTACGAGGAATTCAAGCGCGAGATCGAGAAGGGCGGCTTCATCTTGGCGCACTGGGACGGCACCGCCGAAACCGAGGCCCGCGTGAAGGAGGAGACGAAGGCCACCATCCGGTGCATCCCGCTGGATGGGGACCGCACCCCGGGCGCTTGCATGGTCACCGGCAAGCCCAGCGAGCGCCGCGTCATCTTCGCCCGGGCCTACTGA
- the murF gene encoding UDP-N-acetylmuramoyl-tripeptide--D-alanyl-D-alanine ligase → MTPLAVLYQRFLECTGVCTDTRAIEAGSLFVALKGPRFDANAFAAQALASGARYAIVDDPGAAVDPRCLLVHDGLAALQDLARHHRRQFELPVLAITGTNGKTTTKELVQAVMAGDRPTLATKGNLNNHIGVPLTLLRLTARHRFAIIEMGANKPGDIAELVGIAEPTHGLITNVGRAHLEGFGGFDGVLRTKTELYAFLASHAGSLLVNADDEVLMTRSQGLPRHTYGTRPDADTRGRDASQGPFLGLAFLGRDGREHRVATRLVGAYNLPNALAAVAVGRLFGVPDATIVSALEGYVPSNNRSQFSDTGRNEVVVDAYNANPSSMGAALRHFAAMASARPKLVILGDMLELGADSRAEHRKIIELISQLGLEAWYVGPLFAEAGASGTTYANAEAVVARLNSEPVEGRLILLKGSRGIRLEALLPAL, encoded by the coding sequence ATGACACCCCTGGCGGTCCTCTATCAGCGCTTCCTGGAATGCACGGGCGTCTGCACCGACACCCGGGCGATCGAGGCGGGCTCCCTCTTCGTGGCCCTGAAGGGACCCCGGTTCGATGCGAATGCCTTCGCTGCGCAGGCGCTCGCCAGCGGTGCGCGCTATGCCATCGTGGACGATCCGGGCGCTGCCGTCGATCCCAGGTGCCTTCTCGTGCACGACGGGCTGGCGGCGCTCCAGGATCTTGCTAGGCACCATCGGCGCCAATTCGAGCTGCCGGTGCTGGCCATCACCGGTACCAATGGCAAGACAACCACCAAGGAGCTGGTGCAAGCCGTCATGGCCGGAGACCGACCTACGCTGGCCACCAAGGGCAACCTCAACAACCACATCGGTGTACCGCTTACGCTGCTTCGGTTGACGGCCCGACATCGCTTCGCCATCATTGAGATGGGCGCGAACAAGCCCGGCGATATCGCCGAGCTCGTAGGCATCGCCGAACCCACGCATGGCCTCATCACCAACGTGGGCCGGGCGCATCTGGAGGGGTTCGGGGGATTCGATGGCGTGTTGCGCACCAAGACGGAGCTCTATGCGTTTCTGGCGAGCCACGCGGGGAGCCTGCTCGTGAATGCGGACGATGAGGTTCTCATGACCAGGAGCCAGGGACTTCCGCGCCACACCTACGGCACCCGCCCGGATGCGGATACCCGCGGGCGCGATGCGAGCCAGGGACCCTTCCTCGGCTTGGCTTTCCTCGGCCGCGATGGCCGGGAGCATCGGGTGGCGACTCGGCTGGTCGGCGCCTACAATCTCCCCAATGCCCTGGCTGCCGTGGCTGTGGGCCGGCTTTTCGGGGTTCCGGACGCGACCATCGTCAGCGCATTGGAGGGCTACGTGCCCAGCAACAACCGTTCGCAGTTCAGCGATACCGGCCGCAACGAAGTGGTGGTCGATGCCTACAACGCCAATCCAAGCAGCATGGGTGCCGCTTTGCGCCACTTCGCCGCCATGGCCAGTGCACGGCCCAAGCTGGTCATCCTGGGTGATATGCTCGAGCTGGGCGCCGATTCGCGCGCTGAGCACCGGAAGATCATCGAACTCATAAGCCAGCTGGGCCTCGAAGCGTGGTATGTGGGGCCGCTTTTCGCGGAGGCAGGAGCATCCGGGACCACCTATGCGAACGCGGAGGCGGTTGTGGCCCGTTTGAACAGCGAGCCCGTTGAGGGGCGCCTGATTCTCTTGAAGGGCTCGCGCGGCATCCGTTTGGAGGCGCTCCTGCCCGCCCTGTGA
- a CDS encoding SUMF1/EgtB/PvdO family nonheme iron enzyme — protein sequence MSLARKTGVLLMGAAFLSSCQFEKSGATGWNYNDSKNGGFEKASFEEQENGPGLILVEGGQFTMGRVTDDLRHEWDMIPRTVTVSSFYMDEAEVTNFYWLEYLYWLDRVFAADYPEIYKKALPDTLVWRSKLAFNEPYVEYYLRHPAYRDYPVVGINWLQANDYCAWRTDRVNEIILIREGLFEHYTNQINEDHFTTDAYLAGQYESGKKVDGVTDFNPNKDTRNIKMEDGVLLPRYRLPTEAEWEYAAYGIIGNTVDERVVERRIYPWNGHWVRYDSRKRGGAFYGDFRGNFMRGRGDYMGVAGSLNDNADVTAPVFSYWPNDYGLYNMAGNVSEWVMDVYRPLSPEDKDDFRPFRGNVFRTKVLNSDGVVQDKHDLVVYDVDGIKYYLTEFQMAMQGRATDEEAALIDELLTQIDQAIEFNNTRKQDAAMQRVQDMVDNIKSKDLEICPKLLSGISDYQADQPGDVRVRSVTVEENIDRRNYRQSDNIDFRDGDVESSIYYEQPDFEGNPMYDWGKTTLVNDRSRVYKGASWADRIYWANPATRRHLDERQSTATIGFRCAMTRVGSPVGMGDNKRREKLDQAKKR from the coding sequence ATGAGCCTTGCAAGGAAGACAGGGGTCCTGCTGATGGGTGCGGCTTTCCTCTCGAGCTGCCAGTTCGAGAAAAGCGGCGCCACCGGCTGGAACTACAACGACTCCAAGAACGGCGGCTTCGAGAAGGCCAGCTTCGAGGAGCAGGAGAACGGCCCGGGGCTCATCCTCGTGGAGGGCGGGCAGTTCACCATGGGCCGCGTCACCGACGACCTGAGGCACGAGTGGGACATGATCCCGCGCACCGTCACCGTCTCATCCTTCTATATGGATGAGGCGGAGGTCACCAATTTCTATTGGCTCGAGTACCTCTACTGGCTCGATCGCGTTTTCGCGGCCGATTATCCCGAGATCTACAAGAAGGCCCTGCCCGATACGCTGGTGTGGCGGAGCAAGCTGGCCTTCAACGAGCCCTATGTGGAGTACTACCTGCGCCACCCGGCCTACCGGGACTATCCCGTGGTGGGAATCAACTGGCTGCAGGCCAACGACTACTGCGCCTGGAGGACGGACCGCGTGAACGAGATCATCCTGATCCGCGAAGGCCTGTTCGAGCATTACACCAACCAGATCAACGAGGACCACTTCACCACGGATGCCTACCTGGCCGGCCAGTACGAGAGCGGCAAGAAGGTGGACGGCGTGACCGACTTCAATCCGAACAAGGACACGCGGAACATCAAGATGGAGGATGGCGTGCTGCTGCCGCGCTACCGCCTGCCGACTGAGGCGGAGTGGGAGTACGCAGCATACGGAATCATCGGCAACACCGTCGACGAGCGGGTGGTGGAGCGCCGCATCTATCCTTGGAACGGCCACTGGGTGCGCTACGACAGCCGCAAGCGGGGAGGCGCTTTCTACGGCGATTTCCGCGGCAACTTCATGCGCGGGCGTGGGGATTACATGGGCGTGGCAGGCAGCCTCAACGATAATGCCGATGTCACCGCACCGGTGTTCAGCTACTGGCCGAATGACTATGGCCTATACAACATGGCCGGCAACGTGAGCGAATGGGTGATGGATGTGTACCGCCCCCTCAGCCCCGAGGACAAGGACGACTTCAGGCCCTTCCGCGGCAACGTGTTCCGCACCAAGGTGCTCAACAGCGATGGCGTTGTGCAGGACAAGCATGACCTCGTGGTCTACGATGTGGATGGCATCAAATACTACCTCACCGAGTTCCAGATGGCCATGCAGGGCCGTGCCACGGATGAGGAGGCGGCGCTGATCGACGAGCTGCTCACCCAGATCGATCAGGCCATCGAGTTCAATAACACGCGCAAGCAGGATGCGGCCATGCAGCGTGTTCAGGACATGGTGGACAACATCAAGAGCAAGGACCTGGAGATCTGCCCCAAGCTGCTCTCCGGCATCAGCGACTACCAGGCCGACCAGCCGGGCGATGTGCGCGTGCGCAGTGTCACCGTGGAAGAGAATATCGATCGCCGCAATTACCGCCAGAGCGACAACATCGATTTCCGCGACGGGGATGTGGAGAGCAGCATCTACTACGAGCAGCCCGATTTCGAAGGGAATCCGATGTACGACTGGGGCAAGACCACCCTGGTGAATGACCGCAGCCGGGTCTACAAGGGCGCCAGCTGGGCCGACCGCATCTACTGGGCCAATCCAGCCACGCGCCGCCACCTCGATGAGCGGCAGAGCACGGCCACCATCGGCTTCCGCTGCGCCATGACGCGCGTTGGCAGCCCGGTGGGCATGGGCGACAACAAGCGCCGCGAAAAGCTCGATCAAGCCAAGAAGCGCTGA
- a CDS encoding type IX secretion system membrane protein PorP/SprF — translation MVVLGGLSAMAQDPQFTQFYANPLYLNPAFAGTARCPRVVLNYRNQWPALTGTFVTTSASYDQHVDGLMGGLGLLVTNDQAGKGTLNTTTVSGIYSYQQAISRKFSMKFGFQATYFQKSLDWSKLTFGDQIDPRRGFIYNTNDVPRGGKVGNADFSAGLLGYTDIYFVGVAVHHLTQPNESLIVGTSRLPMKITGHAGAAIPLGMKGKYGEARTRISPNVLYQQQAAFRQLNLGLYIDHGPITAGVWYRTRDSFIALIGFHTDKFKFGYSYDLTTSKLTTRTAGSHEVSMQIQFNCKPKKRRFRVVACPTF, via the coding sequence ATGGTGGTGTTGGGCGGCCTTAGCGCTATGGCGCAAGACCCCCAGTTCACCCAATTCTACGCCAATCCGCTCTACCTCAACCCGGCATTCGCCGGTACCGCGCGGTGCCCACGTGTGGTCCTCAATTACCGCAACCAGTGGCCGGCCCTCACAGGCACCTTCGTCACCACCAGTGCGAGCTATGACCAGCATGTGGATGGATTGATGGGCGGCTTGGGGCTGCTGGTCACCAACGACCAGGCCGGCAAAGGCACGCTGAACACCACCACGGTGAGTGGCATCTATTCGTACCAGCAGGCCATTTCACGCAAGTTCTCCATGAAGTTCGGCTTCCAGGCCACCTACTTCCAGAAGTCGCTGGACTGGAGCAAGCTCACCTTCGGCGATCAGATCGACCCGCGGCGCGGCTTCATCTACAACACGAATGATGTCCCCCGGGGCGGAAAGGTGGGCAACGCCGACTTCAGCGCCGGGCTCCTCGGCTACACCGACATCTATTTCGTGGGCGTGGCGGTGCACCACCTCACCCAGCCCAATGAATCCCTTATCGTAGGCACGAGCCGGTTGCCCATGAAGATCACCGGCCATGCCGGTGCGGCCATCCCGCTGGGCATGAAGGGCAAGTACGGCGAGGCCAGGACCCGGATCTCCCCCAACGTACTATACCAGCAGCAGGCCGCGTTCCGTCAGTTGAACCTCGGCCTGTACATCGACCACGGCCCCATCACCGCCGGCGTCTGGTACCGTACGCGGGACTCCTTCATCGCCCTCATCGGATTCCACACCGACAAGTTCAAGTTCGGTTACAGCTACGACCTCACCACCAGCAAGCTCACCACGCGCACCGCAGGGTCGCACGAGGTAAGCATGCAGATCCAGTTCAACTGCAAACCCAAGAAGCGGAGGTTCCGCGTCGTGGCCTGCCCGACGTTCTGA